One segment of Panicum virgatum strain AP13 chromosome 3K, P.virgatum_v5, whole genome shotgun sequence DNA contains the following:
- the LOC120699595 gene encoding protein NARROW LEAF 1-like, whose protein sequence is MQPSDIWKAHAGSSQSEGSALDMERNGCNHNCCPSPLQPIASAGQHSESSAAYFSWPTSTLMHGSAEGRANYFGNLQKGVLPGHLGRLPKGQQATTLLDLMIIRAFHSKILRRFSLGTAIGFRIRKGTLTDTPAILVFVARKVHWKWNSTTQCLPAVLEGPGGVWCDVDVVEFSYYGAPAPTPKEQLYDELVDGLRGSDPIVGSGSQVASLETYGTLGAIVKSRTGNKQVGFLTNRHVAVDLDYPNQKMFHPLPPNLGPGVYLGAVERATSFITDDVWYGIYAGTNPETFVRADGAFIPFADDFDISSVSTSVKGVGVIGDVKAIDLQSPIGSLIGRQVVKVGRSSGLTTGTVVAYALEYNDEKGICFFTDFLVVGENQQTFDLEGDSGSLIILTGQDGEKPQPIGIIWGGTANRGRLKLKSGQGPENWTSGVDLGRLLDLLELDLITTSEGLQAALEEQRITLAAAANSNATESSPVAGPQENDKVDKIYEPLGINIQQLPRDGSATSTDQPNENVEEHQFIPNLIGMSNMRDGQEGNGELNNLMILENSPDDICIGLHLGEREPERLRSDSTLDIDLQK, encoded by the exons ATGCAGCCCTCAGATATTTGGAAGGCGCATGCAGGTTCATCGCAGTCAGAGGGTTCAGCTCTGGATATGGAGAGAAACGGATGCAATCATAATTGTTGCCCATCTCCTCTCCAACCAATCGCCTCAGCTGGTCAGCACTCTGAAAGCAGCGCTGCATACTTTTCTTGGCCTACATCTACTCTAATGCACGGCTCAGCCGAAGGCCGTGCTAATTACTTTGGGAATCTACAGAAGGGTGTGCTACCAGGACATCTTGGTCGCTTGCCAAAGGGGCAGCAAGCCACCACCTTACTTGATCTAATGATTATAAGAGCATTCCACAGCAAGATCCTGCGCCGATTTAGTCTTGGTACAGCAATAGGCTTTAGAATCAGGAAAGGAACATTAACCGACACACCTGCCATCCTTGTATTTGTTGCTCGAAAGGTTCACTGGAAGTGGAACAGCACTACACAATGTCTTCCAGCTGTCCTTGAG GGACCTGGGGGGGTGTGGTGTGATGTTGATGTTGTTGAATTTTCTTATTATGGTGCACCAGCCCCTACACCAAAGGAACAACTGTATGATGAGCTTGTTGATGGATTGCGTGGTAGCGATCCTATCGTAGGCTCAGGTTCACAG GTGGCTAGTCTTGAGACCTATGGGACTTTGGGTGCCATTGTGAAGAGTCGAACTGGCAATAAGCAAGTTGGGTTCCTTACAAATAGACATGTTGCAGTTGATCTGGATTATCCTAATCAGAAGATGTTCCATCCACTGCCTCCTAATCTTGGACCTGGAGTTTACCTTGGTGCTGTTGAGAGAGCAACATCATTTATAACAGATGATGTTTGGTATGGGATCTATGCAGGAACAAACCCAG AAACTTTTGTCCGAGCTGATGGTGCCTTTATACCTTTTGCTGATGACTTTGACATTAGTAGTGTCAGCACTTCGGTTAAAGGAGTTGGAGTCATTGGTGATGTGAAGGCAATTGATCTGCAGTCCCCAATTGGCAGTCTCATCGGGAGACAAGTTGTCAAAGTTGGAAGAAGTTCTGGTCTGACAACAGGGACTGTTGTCGCATACGCTCTTGAGTACAATGACGAGAAGGGAATATGCTTCTTCACTGACTTTCTTGTCGTCGGGGAGAACCAACAAACATTTGATCTTGAAGGGGATAGTGGAAGCCTCATAATCTTAACAGGACAAGATGGTGAGAAGCCACAGCCTATAGGGATTATATGGGGTGGTACAGCTAATCGGGGAAGGTTGAAGCTAAAAAGTGGTCAGGGCCCGGAGAACTGGACAAGTGGAGTTGACCTCGGCCGCCTTCTTGATCTTCTGGAGCTTGATCTGATTACAACAAGTGAAGGGCTACAAG CTGCCCTGGAAGAACAAAGGATCactctagctgctgctgctaattCAAATGCCACAGAATCATCACCTGTTGCTGGCCCTCAAGAGAATGATAAAGTCGACAAGATCTATGAGCCTCTTGGCATCAACATCCAGCAACTTCCCCGAGACGGTTCTGCCACCTCGACGGACCAACCCAATGAGAATGTTGAAGAGCATCAGTTCATCCCAAACCTGATTGGTATGTCTAATATGCGTGATGGCCAAGAAGGCAACGGTGAATTGAACAACTTGATGATCTTGGAAAATTCACCTGATGACATTTGTATTGGTCTGCATCTGGGAGAGCGGGAACCGGAAAGGCTGCGCTCTGATTCGACGCTGGACATCGACCTGCAGAAGTGA